A region of the Deltaproteobacteria bacterium genome:
TGCGCTATTCGCCGAGATCGCCGACTTTGTCGATGCCGTGCGCCGGCGCCGGCCGCCGGTGGTCGATGGCCGCGCCGCCTTGCGTGCCTTGGAGCTGGCGCAGCGCGTGAAAGCCGCGCTGGAGAGCGCATGAGCGCCGCGCCGGGGAAGGTGCCGGCAGCGGTGGCCACACCGATACGGATTTTGTTGGTTGCGGGCGAGGCCTCGGGTGATCTGCACGGCGCGGCGCTGGTGAGCGCGCTGCGCACGGCCGCGCCGGCGATCGAAGTATCGGGTGTCGGCGGCCAACACTTGCGCGCCGCCGGCATGAACGTGCTGGTGGATACCGCGCACGTGGCCACCATGGGTCTGACCGAGACCCTCGGCACCCTCGGCCGGCTCCTGGGAACCTATCGCCGGTTGCTGCGGTTTCTCGACGAACAGCGGCCGGCGCTGTTGATTCTGGTCGACTATCCGGAGTTCAACCTCTTACTGGCGCGCCAAGCCAAACGCCGCGGCATTGCGGTCTTCTACTTCATCGGCCCGCAGGTGTGGGCCTGGCGGCGCGGGCGCGTGCGCAAAATTGCCGCCCGTGTCGATCGCATGGCGGTGGTCTTTCCGTTCGAGCCCGAGCTCTACAATCGCGACGGCCGGCGGCTGGCGGAGTTCGTCGGCCACCCGTTGCTCGATCGCGTCGGCACCACCCGGCCGCGGGACGAAACCCTGCGGCGCCACGGCCTTGATCCGCAGCGGCGCACGCTGGCCATTCTGCCGGGCAGCCGCAAGAAGGAGATCCGCTACTTGCTCGAACCCAGCCTGGGTGCCGCCCAAAGGCTGGTGGCCGAGGATGGCTGGCAGGCGGTAATCGCGCTGGCGCCGACGCTTACGATCGCTGATCTGCAGCACGCGCTCGGGCGGGAGCTGCCGGTGCCGGTGGCGCTGGATGACACCTACAACGTGGTCAGTGCCGCCGACGCCGCGCTGGTGGCCTCGGGAACCGCGACGGTGGAGACGGCGCTGCTGGGTTGTCCGATGGTCATCATGTACCGCGTCTCGGCGCTGACCTTTGCCGTGGCCCGCCGCCTGGTCGACGTCGAGTTCATTGGCATGCCGAACATCATTTGCGGGCGCGCCGTCTTTCCCGAACTGATCCAGGAGGAAGTCACACCCGCGGCCTTGGTGGCGGCGGTGCGCGCTCTGGCAGGGCAGGCGACCGAGCAGCGGGCCGCTCTGGCTACCGTGCGTGAGCGGCTGGGGCAGCCGGGGGCAGCGCAACGGGCGGCGGCTATGGTATTGGAGCTGCTGCGATGAGCAGCCTCTACCGCCGTTTGCTGGTCTACCTGCGGCCGTACGCCTGGCCGCATTTCACCCTGGCGGTGATTTGCATGGTGCTCTACAGCGCCACCAACGGCGTGATGCCGTTCCTCGTCCGCCACATCTTCGATGACGTGTTCACCAACAAAGACCAGTTCGCGCTGCGGCTGCTACCCGGCGTCATCATCGCTACCTTCGTGGCCCGCGGGCTGTTCGCCTACGGCCACACCTACCTCACCGAGTATGTCGGCCAGCGCATCATCGCCGACCTGCGCAACCGCCTCAACGATCACATCCAGCACCTGTCGCTCGCCTTCTTCAACCGCACGCCGACCGGGACCATCATTTCCCGCATCACCAACGACGTGGCGCTGGTGCGCTCCGCCCTCACCGACGCGGTGGCCTCGATCCTCAAGGATGCCACCTCGCTGATCGTGCTGGTGGCGGTGGCTTTCTACCAGGACTGGCTCTTGTCGCTGATCGCCTTCATCGTGTTTCCGGCCGCGGTGCTACCGGTTATCCGCTTGTCGAAGCGGCTGCGCGGTTTTAGCAAAAAAGGGCAGGTGTCGATGGGCAACCTGACCGTGCTGTTGCAGGAGACGGTGCAGGGCAATCGGGTGGTCAAAGCCTTCGGCATGGAGGGCTACGAGCAGCGCCGCTTTGCGCAGGAGAACCAGCGGCTGTTCAAGGTGTCGATGAAAGCCACGCGGATTCGCGCCTTCACCAACCCGATGATGGAGATCCTGGCGGCGTTCGGTATCGCCGGCGTGGTCTGGTACGGCGGCCAGAGCGTGATCGCCGGCGAGCGCACGCAGGGCGCCTTCCTGGCTTTCTTGACCGCGCTATTCCTGCTCTATGATCCCTTCAAGGCTCTGGCCAAGACCAACAACGTGGTGCAGCAGGGGCTGGCGGCGGCCGAGCGGGTGTTCGAACTGCTCGATACCGAGACCGCCGTGCCCGATAACCCCAACGGGGCCGAGCTCGGGCTGGTGCGCGAGGGCATCGGCTTCGAGCATGTCGGCTTTCGCTACGACCACGACATGGTGCTGAAGGACGTCAACCTGGTGATTGACCGCGGCCAATTGATCGCACTGGTCGGGCCCAGCGGTGGCGGCAAGAGTACGTTGGCCGACCTGGTCTTGAGGTTTTACGACGTAACTGAAGGTGCGATAAGAATCGACGGCGTCGACCTGCGGCAATACTGCCTGGCCAGCCTGCGTGCGCAGATCGCCTTGGTGACGCAGCACACCTTTCTCTTCAACGACACCGTGCGCAACAACATCGCCTATGGCAGTATCGAGTGCGGTATGGACGCGATCATCGCCGCCGCCAAAGCCGCCCACGCGCACGACTTCATCACGGAGCTGCCCGACGGCTATGACACGGTGATCGGCGAGCTCGGCTTCAAGCTCTCCGGCGGCCAACGCCAGCGCCTGGCCATCGCGCGGGCGCTGCTCAAGAACGCGCCCATCTTGGTGCTCGACGAGGCCACCTCGGCACTCGATAACGAGTCGGAGCGCCTGGTGCAGATGGCGTTGGAGGCGCTGATGGTGGGGCGCACCACCCTGGTCATCGCTCACCGGCTGTCGACCATCCGGCGGGCCGATCGCATCGTGGTGCTCTCCGGCGGCCGCGTGGTGGAGGAGGGTACGCACGACGAATTGCTGGCGCTCAACGCCGAGTACCGCAAGCTGCACGACCTGCAATTCGAGGAGCCCGAGCCGCCCGGGTCGAAGATCCTGCACTGATGCAGTTCCGGCGAGTGTGGCGCAAGCGGCGGCTCGAGCTGGCGGTGGCCGTGGCCCCCGCGCTGCTGAGCGGGGCGTTGCGGCTGTTGGCCAAGACCGTGCGCGTCGAGTACCGCAATGCCGAGCGCTTGTTTGACGGCTGGGCGCGGGGAGAGCGCGTGATCATCGCCTTCTGGCATAACCGCGCGGTGTTGATGCCGGCAGCGTATCGCGGCGCGAAGATGTGTGTGATTAACAGCCAAAGCCGCGACGGCGAGATTGCCACTCGGGCGCTGGCGCGCTGGGGCATTCGCTCGGTGCGGGGCTCGGCCACGCGCGGAGGCGTGGCCGGCTTCCTGCAGCTGGTTGCGGCCTACCGCGAGGGCTACGACTTGGCGGTGGTGCCGGACGGCCCGCGCGGTCCGTGCTACGTGGTCAAGCCGGGCGTGATCCATCTGGCCAAGACCACCGGCGCGCCGATCGTCCCGGTCAGCTACGCGGCGGCGTGGCAGGCCCGCGTGCGCAGCTGGGATCGACTCATCATTCCGCTGCCGTTTTCGCGGGTGGTGATAGTTGTCGGGACGCCGATTCAGCTCGATCGTCACGCGAGCGAGGGGGAGATCGAACGGCAGCGACAAGCACTAGAAGAGCGGCTGAAGGCAATCACCGCCGAGGCCGAAGCGGGCGTGGCGGGGGTGAGGTGATGACTACCTGCGCGCTCAGCCGGGTGGCGTACGACTGTGCCGGTGTCGTAGCTTCGGCGGCGGTGGTACCAGCACTGCCGGTGATAGCATTGACGCGCTACGGGCATGGGCTAAGCGAACGCCTGGGCGTCTTGTCGCCGGCGGTACGGGCGCTGGCGGGCCAAGGGGTGGTTTGGCTGCATGCCGCCTCGGTGGGCGAGGTGCTGGCGGCCGGGCCGCTGATCGAGGCGCTGCACCGGCAGCGGCGTGCTGCCATCGTGATGTCCACCACCAGCCTGACCGGGCGCGAGCGCGCCCGCGCGCTGCCGGGGGTAGCGGCGGTGATGCTGCTACCGGTCGATCTGCGCTGGGTTGTCGCCCGGGTTATGCGGCTGCTCGCTCCGCGTGCCCTGGTGATCATGGAGACCGAGATCTGGCCGGCGCTGCTGCACGCCGCCGCCGATTACGGGGTGCCGGCGGTCGTGGTCAGCGGCCGCGTCTCCGAGCGGGCGGCGGCCCGCTACGCTTGGGTGCGGCCGATCGTGCGCGCCAGCCTGCGGCGCGTGGCCGCCTTCGCCATGCAAACCGAGGCCGACGCCGCTCGCATCATTGCCCTGGGGGCTCCGAGCGAGCGCGTGCGAGTTGTCGGCAGCTTGAAATACGCCCGCGGCGTGCCGGCGGCCGTCCCGGACGGGTTACGTCAGCTCGACGGTCTGGCGCGGCGGCCGGTGCTGATCGCGGCCAGTACACAACCGGGCGAAGAACAATTTGTGCTGAACGCCTGTGGGGCGGTGTGGGCGGCGCACCCGGACTGCTTGCTGGTGCTGGCCCCGCGCCGACCGGAGCGCTTCGACGAGGTCGAGCAGTTGCTGGTGCAGGCGGGGGTGCGCCACCAGCGGCGTAGCCGCTTGGGGCGGTGCGTGCAGCCGCAGACGCAAGTGCTGCTGATCGACTCGGTCGGTGAGCTGCCCGGCCTGCTGAGTCTGGCAAGCTCGGTGTTCGTCGGCGGCACGGTGGCGCCGCTGGGCGGCCACAACGTGCTCGAACCGGCGGCCGCGGGCGTGGCGGTGTGCTTTGGGCCGCATACCGAAAACGTCGCTGAGGCGGCGGCCGCACTGCTGTGCCGCGGTGGCGGCACGCTCACACGCGAGGCGCGGGAACTCGGCGCCGCCTGGGTGCGAGCGCTGGCCGAACCGGAAGCGGCGCGGGCCAGGGGCCGCCAGGCGCTGGCGGTGGTGCAGGCGCGCTCGGCGGTGGTGGCCGAGACGCTGGCGCTGGTGGAGGCGGTGCTGCGATGAGCGTGAGGCAGCGCGTGCGCGAGTCGGTGTGGCCGCGCCGCGGCCTGGGCGGCTGGGCCGGCTACCTGGCGCTGCGCCCGCTCGCGGGCCTGTTCGGTCTCGGCGTCGGTGCCCGCAACTTGGCCTATCGCGCCGGGCTGCTGCGCGTCAGCCGCGCGCCATTACCTGTTGTTAGTGTAGGTAACTTGACGGTTGGAGGAACGGGCAAGACGCCGATGACGCTGTGGCTGGCCCAGGCGCTGGCGCGGCGGGGCTGGCGTCCGGCGATCTTGCTGCGCGGCTACGGCGGCCGGGCCGATGGCGTGACCCTGGTGTCTGACGGCAGCGGGCTGCAAGCCACGGTTGCCGAGGTCGGGGACGAAGCCGTCATGCTGGCGCGGCGCTTTGCCGGCGTGGTGCTGGCGGCGCGCCGGCGGCTCGATGGAGCGCGGCGAGCCGCCGAGTTGGGTTGCTCGATCTTGTTGCTCGACGACGGCTTTCAGCACCGCGCCTTGGCGCGCGATTTCGACCTGGTCTTGGTGCACGACGCCAACGGTTCGCTGTTGCCGGCCGGGCCGAATCGCGAGCGGCCGAGCGCCCTGCGCCGGGCGCACGCGATCGCGGTAGCGGCGACGGAGCGCGCCGGCGCGGCGCTGCCCCGCGGCGCTGCGGGCACGCCGGTGTTCAGCGTCCGCTTCGAGGCCACCGCACTGGTGAGTTCGGACGGCGGCGTCTGGCGCGAGCGCCCGCTGGCGGAGTTGACCGGGCGGCGCGTGGCGGCGGTTGCCGGCATCGGCTCGCCCGAGCGGTTCTACCAGCTGCTGCATCAATGGGAGGCGCTGCTGGAGGAGATCATCGAGTATCCCGATCACTACGCCTACAGCAAGGCCGATTGGCAAGAGATCTCGCGCCGCACTCGCAACATGGATCTCGTCATCACCACCGAAAAGGACCTGGTCAAGTTGGAGGTTTTCCCCTTTGCCAGGGGTAAACTGGTTGCGCTACGGATAACCGCGGCGATCGAACGTGGTGAGGAACTAGTGGACCTGATAGAGGCGCGTGCGGGAGCGACCGGCACGGCAGAAGGAGGAAGGCATGGCAATCAGTAAGGAGTTGCTCGACATCTTGGCTTGCCCCAAGTGCAAGGGCGACGTTCATCTGACCGAGAAGCAAGACGGCCTGGTGTGCAACGCTTGCAAGCTGCTCTACCCGATTAAAGACGACATTCCGATCATGCTGATCGACGAGGCGATTCGGCTCGAGTCCTGACGTGGCGGGGCGAGCGCCAGCGATGAGGTGGCTGTGAGCCGCCTGCGCGATTGCCCGGCCGGCTTCGTGCTGAGCCGGGAGGGGCGTTGGCTTGCGGCCGTTCGCGCCGAGAGCGCCGGCGCGGTGCTGCCGTTGTTGCGGCACTGGGCGGCCGGGGCATTGCCGCCGCCGGTGCGCAGGTTGAGCGGCGGCCGCGGCGGCGTCGGCGTTTACCAGCTGGCGGCCGATCTGGCGGCAGTGGTGCGCTCTTATCGCCGCGGCGGTTGGGTCGCACGCTGCAACCGCGACATCTACTGTGGTTGGCGGCCTCGACCGCTGCGGGAGTTGGCGGTCACCGAAGCGCTGCGCGCGCGCGGCGTGCCGACGGTGGAAATCCTCGGGGCCGCGGTGCGGTGGGTGGTGCCGGGCTGTTACCGCGGCGTGATGGTCAGCCGAGAAGTGCCCGGTGCGCACAATCTGTGGGAGTATCTGTGCGCGGCGGCGCCGGCCGAGCGTAGCGGGGCCTGCGCGGCGGCGGCCAGCGTCACCCGCCAGTTGCACGATGCCGGCGTGATCCATCCCGACCTGAACTTGCAGAACTACCTGGTCCGCCGCCTAGCTGGCGGCGTCGAGGTCCGCATCATCGACCTCGACCGCGCGCGGCTACAGCCGGTGTCGGCGGCGCAGCGCCGGGCGGCGGCCGCACGGCTGCGGCGCTCGGTGCGCCGTTTGGATCCGCTGGCGCGGGTGATCACCGCTGACTGCCAGGCGGCTTTGCAGGCGGTCGGCGCGGCGGAGGCGACCTGATGCATATCGTCCACGTCAGCCGCTGGCGTTTGCCGGTGCAAGGCTACGGCGGCGTGCCGCGGGTGGTCTACTGGCTCGCCAAGGCGCAAGCCGAGCAGGGCGACCGGGTGACGATCCTAGCTCCGCCGGGCAGCAGTTGCCCGGGGGCTAACTGTATCGCCGTGAAGGTTGCCAGAGGGCAGGGCGACTACAGCCCTTACGTCGCATCGCATCTCCCGCCGGATGCGGACATTGTGCACTTTCATCACCAAGTATCGGTGCCGCCACCGTGCCCGTGGGTGATCACGGTGCAGGGCAACTCGCCGGTCGAGCTGCAAGCACTGCCGAACAAGATCTACATCAGCCGCGACCACGCCCGCCGCGGCGGCGGTACGGCTTTTGTGTACAACGGCATCGATCCCGCCGAGTTCATCTTTCGCGAGCGCAAGGATGACTATTTCCTCTTTCTCTCGAAAGTGAGCCTACCCAAGAAGGGCGTGGATGTGGCGCTGCGGCTGGCGCGCGAGATGGGCTTCCGCTTGCTGGTTGCCGGCGGCACGCGTTGGAGCCTGCGGCGCACCGGCGGCCTGTGGAACAGCTTGGTGGCCAAGGTGCATTTCTGCGGCGAGGTCAGCGGTCGCGCCAAGGCCGAGCTGATCGCCGGCGCGCGCGCCCTGATTCTGCCGATTCGCTGGGAGGAGCCGTTCGGGCTGGTGGTGAGCGAGGCGTTGGTCAGCGGTACAGCGGTGATCACCGCGCCGCGGGGCGCGATGCCGGAGTTGGTGACGCCCGAGGTGGGTTTCCTATGCGACTCGTATGACGCCATGAAGGACGCCATCGGCCGCGTTGGCGAGGTCGACCCGCACGCCTGCCGTCGGCGCGTGCTGGCCGAGCTCACCAATCAGCACATGGCCAGCGCCTATCGGCAACACTATCAAGCCGCCATCGCCGCGTACTCAGCCGGTGGCATGAGGCCGGGGGCCAGTGCGGGCGAGTCCGGGTGAAGCGTGCGGGAGAGGTGTCTGAATGGCCTGATCTGGTTCGGTAGTGCGGCTGGGCGCCGCTGGTTGCTGCGCGCGCTGCTGCTCTATGCGGTCATCGGCTTCTTCGTCTGGATCAGGCGGGCGGGGGACTTCGCCGGTTATCTCACCGTGGGTGAGCTGGTGTTGGCCGGGCGGCACATCTACGCCGAGGCCCCCGCGGGCATCAACACCTGGCCGCCGTTCTTCAGCCTGGTCTGTGTGCCGCTGGCGCTGTTGGCGTGGCCGACGCCGTATCTGGCGCGGGGAGTGTGGCTGCTGCTGAATTACGGCCTGTTGTTGCTGGTGCTGCGCCTCATCGTGGAGCTGGTGTACGAGCGCAGCCTCAGTCTGCGGGCAGACTCCGGCGGCCTGTCGCTGGCGGCGGCGCCGGTGTTGCTGCCGCTGTTGCTCACCGACCGCTTCGTCAGCGGCAACTTCGATCACTTGCAGATCAACATTGTGATTTTCGCACTCGCGCTCGGCGGGTTGCACTTGCAGCGGCGCGGGCAGGTGCTGGCCGGCAGCGCCGCGCTGGGCGCGGCGGTGGCGCTGAAAGTGATGCCGCTCGTGTTCATCCCCTACCTGGCCTATCGCGGCCGCTGGCGCGCGGCTGGCTATACCACGATGGCGGCGGCCGCGTTCTCGCTCAGTCCGATCCTGGTGTTCGGCTGGGCGCGCTTCGGCGACTACCTGGCGGCATGGCGCGCGGCGCTGGCGGTGGGTTGGGGTGTCGGCAAGATGAACCAGTCGGTGTTCGCGATGTGGGATCGCTGGCTGGGTCATGGAATGGTGCCGTTCACCGTAAGCGGCGCCAACTACGTGCGCGAGTCGGGTGCACCGCTGGTAACGGCGGTGTCGGCGTTGTCGCTCGTGCTGATCGCGCTGCTGGCGCTCTGGCTCTTCCGCGGCGCTCCGCGAAGGGAGGGCTGGAGCACGGCCGCGGAATGGAGCGTGGTGTTCATCGTCTCCGCGCTCTTTGGGCCGCTGGCGTGGAAGGCGTATCTGGTTGTGCTATTGCTGCCCAATACGTTGTTGTTTGCGGCCTGGCAGTGCGCGCCGCGAGCCGGCCGCGAGCGCACGGTGCTCGGCATGGTGCTGCTCACTTTTCTCGTTCTCGGAGCATTGCCCTCCCCAGGCTTGGTGGGCAAGACGCTGGCGGGAATGCTGGAGATGGCCTCGACGGTGACGGTGGCTACGCTGGTGGTGCTGGCAGGGGTGTTGTGGTTGCGGGCGAGGCTCGCCGGCGAGCCGCCGCCGCGCAAGCGAGATGAGGCGGCCGTGCTGACTACAAGAATGCGGGTTGCCGAAGTAGTGGCGCCATGAGTGAGCGGTTGCTGGGAGCCATCGCGCGGCTGGCGCGCGATCTGAGGCGCGGGACGGTGCTCGATCTCCCCGGCGCTTCCGGCGCAGTGCGAAGCGTGCTGGAGCCGCTCGGGTTTCGGGTGGTGGCGGGCGATCTTTTCAAAGTGGCGGGCAGCCCGATGGTGGGCCGGATCGTGCAATGCGATATGGCCGAGTCGCTGCCGCTTCGGACGGCGAGCGTCGACCACGCCGTGTGTTGCGAAGGTATCGAGCACATCTCGGACGCTTTCGGCCTGTTGCGCGAGTTCGCACGCGTGATCCGATGCGGCGGCGCGCTGATCCTGACCACGCCGAACACGCTCAAGCTACGCGCCCGCATGGCCTTCCTGCTGGGGGGCCAGCTAAACTTGCGCAGCGCGCTCGATGAGGCGAGCTGCTTCATGGGCGAACGCAACGGCCGCATCTTTCATGGGCACGTGTTCTTGCGGTCCTACTTCCAGCTCCGTTATCTGCTGCACCACGCCGGTTTCCGGATCCGCGCGCTGGCGTGCTCGCGGGTCAGCCCGACGGCCGTCATGCTGAGTCCGCTGGTGCCGTTAGTATGGCTGGCGACGGCGCGCGTGTATCAGCTCGAAGGGCGCCGCCGTTCGGGGGCGGATCGGCGCGAGATTATACGCCACGCGCTTTCGCCGGCGATGCTGTACTCGAAGAACTTGGTGCTGCTGGCGGAACGGGTAGGCCAGCGCTCATGACCGTTTCCGCCCAACGCATTCTCGTCGTCTTGCACGGCGCCATCGGCGACGTGGTGCGGGCTTTGCCCCTGATCAATCGCCTGCGCACGGGCTACCCGGCGGCCGGCATTGTCTGGGCCGTCGAGCCGACAGCCGCGCCGTTGCTCGAACATCATCCGGCGATCGACGAGATCATCATCTTCGAGCGCCAGCGGGGCGCGCGGGCTTTCGTCGAGTTCGTTCGCCGGGTGCACGCTGTTGGGGCAGACCTCACCCTCGACCTGCAGCGCCATCTCAAGAGCGGAGTGGTGAGTTGGGCGTCAGGCGCACCGGTGCGCCTCGGATTTCACCGGCGCAACTGCAAGGAAGGCAACTGGCTGTTCAACAACCGGCACCTGCCGGCGGTCGAGCACTTCAGCTCCAAGCTGCGCCAGTATCAGGCGTTTGCCGATGTTCTGGGCCTGCCGGCTACCCCGATTCGATTCGGGCTCAGCGCCACTGAGGCCGAACGCGAGCGGGTGGCCGGCATGCTGCCCGGGGTGACGGCGCCGCTGGCGGTGATCTTCGTCGGCTCAACCTGGCCGAGTCGATTCTGGTTTGCCGAGGCCAATGCCGAGGTGGCGCGCGGCCTAGCCCAACGCGGCTTGCAGCCGGTGCTGGTCGGCGCTCCGAGCGAAGGCGAGTTCGCCGGCGAAGTGGAGCGACTGTCTGAGGGGGCGGTGGTCAATCTCGCCGGCCAGACGCAGTTGCGCGATCTCATCGCGCTATTCGAGCGTTGCGTCGTCGCACTCGGACCCGATTCCGGCCCGATGCATCTGGCCGCTGCGATGCGCTGCCGCGTGGTATCGCTGTGGGGCGCTACCAGCCCGCGCCGCTCCGCACCTTTCGGCTCGGAAGATCTAGTCATCGAAGGCCAGGCGCCGTGCGTGCCGTGCTACCGGCGCCGCTGCACCATCGGCCGGCTCTGCATGCAATCCATCACGCCGGCAGCCGTGCTGGCCAAGGTGGACGAGGCCGTCGCTCGCGCGAAGGTCTTGGCGACGGAGTCGGGGGGTTCCTGATCCTCCTCGCAGCGGCTGGCGTTGCCCTATTCGCACCACCCAGGGCCGGGTGCTATGGTGCCGGGCGGAGGAATGATCCATGTTTGGT
Encoded here:
- the lpxK gene encoding tetraacyldisaccharide 4'-kinase is translated as MSVRQRVRESVWPRRGLGGWAGYLALRPLAGLFGLGVGARNLAYRAGLLRVSRAPLPVVSVGNLTVGGTGKTPMTLWLAQALARRGWRPAILLRGYGGRADGVTLVSDGSGLQATVAEVGDEAVMLARRFAGVVLAARRRLDGARRAAELGCSILLLDDGFQHRALARDFDLVLVHDANGSLLPAGPNRERPSALRRAHAIAVAATERAGAALPRGAAGTPVFSVRFEATALVSSDGGVWRERPLAELTGRRVAAVAGIGSPERFYQLLHQWEALLEEIIEYPDHYAYSKADWQEISRRTRNMDLVITTEKDLVKLEVFPFARGKLVALRITAAIERGEELVDLIEARAGATGTAEGGRHGNQ
- a CDS encoding lysophospholipid acyltransferase family protein is translated as MQFRRVWRKRRLELAVAVAPALLSGALRLLAKTVRVEYRNAERLFDGWARGERVIIAFWHNRAVLMPAAYRGAKMCVINSQSRDGEIATRALARWGIRSVRGSATRGGVAGFLQLVAAYREGYDLAVVPDGPRGPCYVVKPGVIHLAKTTGAPIVPVSYAAAWQARVRSWDRLIIPLPFSRVVIVVGTPIQLDRHASEGEIERQRQALEERLKAITAEAEAGVAGVR
- a CDS encoding glycosyltransferase family 9 protein — protein: MTVSAQRILVVLHGAIGDVVRALPLINRLRTGYPAAGIVWAVEPTAAPLLEHHPAIDEIIIFERQRGARAFVEFVRRVHAVGADLTLDLQRHLKSGVVSWASGAPVRLGFHRRNCKEGNWLFNNRHLPAVEHFSSKLRQYQAFADVLGLPATPIRFGLSATEAERERVAGMLPGVTAPLAVIFVGSTWPSRFWFAEANAEVARGLAQRGLQPVLVGAPSEGEFAGEVERLSEGAVVNLAGQTQLRDLIALFERCVVALGPDSGPMHLAAAMRCRVVSLWGATSPRRSAPFGSEDLVIEGQAPCVPCYRRRCTIGRLCMQSITPAAVLAKVDEAVARAKVLATESGGS
- a CDS encoding 3-deoxy-D-manno-octulosonic acid transferase (catalyzes the transfer of 2-keto-3-deoxy-D-manno-octulosonic acid to lipid A): MTTCALSRVAYDCAGVVASAAVVPALPVIALTRYGHGLSERLGVLSPAVRALAGQGVVWLHAASVGEVLAAGPLIEALHRQRRAAIVMSTTSLTGRERARALPGVAAVMLLPVDLRWVVARVMRLLAPRALVIMETEIWPALLHAAADYGVPAVVVSGRVSERAAARYAWVRPIVRASLRRVAAFAMQTEADAARIIALGAPSERVRVVGSLKYARGVPAAVPDGLRQLDGLARRPVLIAASTQPGEEQFVLNACGAVWAAHPDCLLVLAPRRPERFDEVEQLLVQAGVRHQRRSRLGRCVQPQTQVLLIDSVGELPGLLSLASSVFVGGTVAPLGGHNVLEPAAAGVAVCFGPHTENVAEAAAALLCRGGGTLTREARELGAAWVRALAEPEAARARGRQALAVVQARSAVVAETLALVEAVLR
- a CDS encoding class I SAM-dependent methyltransferase, encoding MSERLLGAIARLARDLRRGTVLDLPGASGAVRSVLEPLGFRVVAGDLFKVAGSPMVGRIVQCDMAESLPLRTASVDHAVCCEGIEHISDAFGLLREFARVIRCGGALILTTPNTLKLRARMAFLLGGQLNLRSALDEASCFMGERNGRIFHGHVFLRSYFQLRYLLHHAGFRIRALACSRVSPTAVMLSPLVPLVWLATARVYQLEGRRRSGADRREIIRHALSPAMLYSKNLVLLAERVGQRS
- a CDS encoding glycosyltransferase, encoding MHIVHVSRWRLPVQGYGGVPRVVYWLAKAQAEQGDRVTILAPPGSSCPGANCIAVKVARGQGDYSPYVASHLPPDADIVHFHHQVSVPPPCPWVITVQGNSPVELQALPNKIYISRDHARRGGGTAFVYNGIDPAEFIFRERKDDYFLFLSKVSLPKKGVDVALRLAREMGFRLLVAGGTRWSLRRTGGLWNSLVAKVHFCGEVSGRAKAELIAGARALILPIRWEEPFGLVVSEALVSGTAVITAPRGAMPELVTPEVGFLCDSYDAMKDAIGRVGEVDPHACRRRVLAELTNQHMASAYRQHYQAAIAAYSAGGMRPGASAGESG
- a CDS encoding DUF2029 domain-containing protein encodes the protein MRERCLNGLIWFGSAAGRRWLLRALLLYAVIGFFVWIRRAGDFAGYLTVGELVLAGRHIYAEAPAGINTWPPFFSLVCVPLALLAWPTPYLARGVWLLLNYGLLLLVLRLIVELVYERSLSLRADSGGLSLAAAPVLLPLLLTDRFVSGNFDHLQINIVIFALALGGLHLQRRGQVLAGSAALGAAVALKVMPLVFIPYLAYRGRWRAAGYTTMAAAAFSLSPILVFGWARFGDYLAAWRAALAVGWGVGKMNQSVFAMWDRWLGHGMVPFTVSGANYVRESGAPLVTAVSALSLVLIALLALWLFRGAPRREGWSTAAEWSVVFIVSALFGPLAWKAYLVVLLLPNTLLFAAWQCAPRAGRERTVLGMVLLTFLVLGALPSPGLVGKTLAGMLEMASTVTVATLVVLAGVLWLRARLAGEPPPRKRDEAAVLTTRMRVAEVVAP
- a CDS encoding Trm112 family protein, which translates into the protein MAISKELLDILACPKCKGDVHLTEKQDGLVCNACKLLYPIKDDIPIMLIDEAIRLES
- the msbA gene encoding lipid A export permease/ATP-binding protein MsbA produces the protein MSSLYRRLLVYLRPYAWPHFTLAVICMVLYSATNGVMPFLVRHIFDDVFTNKDQFALRLLPGVIIATFVARGLFAYGHTYLTEYVGQRIIADLRNRLNDHIQHLSLAFFNRTPTGTIISRITNDVALVRSALTDAVASILKDATSLIVLVAVAFYQDWLLSLIAFIVFPAAVLPVIRLSKRLRGFSKKGQVSMGNLTVLLQETVQGNRVVKAFGMEGYEQRRFAQENQRLFKVSMKATRIRAFTNPMMEILAAFGIAGVVWYGGQSVIAGERTQGAFLAFLTALFLLYDPFKALAKTNNVVQQGLAAAERVFELLDTETAVPDNPNGAELGLVREGIGFEHVGFRYDHDMVLKDVNLVIDRGQLIALVGPSGGGKSTLADLVLRFYDVTEGAIRIDGVDLRQYCLASLRAQIALVTQHTFLFNDTVRNNIAYGSIECGMDAIIAAAKAAHAHDFITELPDGYDTVIGELGFKLSGGQRQRLAIARALLKNAPILVLDEATSALDNESERLVQMALEALMVGRTTLVIAHRLSTIRRADRIVVLSGGRVVEEGTHDELLALNAEYRKLHDLQFEEPEPPGSKILH
- the lpxB gene encoding lipid-A-disaccharide synthase, which gives rise to MSAAPGKVPAAVATPIRILLVAGEASGDLHGAALVSALRTAAPAIEVSGVGGQHLRAAGMNVLVDTAHVATMGLTETLGTLGRLLGTYRRLLRFLDEQRPALLILVDYPEFNLLLARQAKRRGIAVFYFIGPQVWAWRRGRVRKIAARVDRMAVVFPFEPELYNRDGRRLAEFVGHPLLDRVGTTRPRDETLRRHGLDPQRRTLAILPGSRKKEIRYLLEPSLGAAQRLVAEDGWQAVIALAPTLTIADLQHALGRELPVPVALDDTYNVVSAADAALVASGTATVETALLGCPMVIMYRVSALTFAVARRLVDVEFIGMPNIICGRAVFPELIQEEVTPAALVAAVRALAGQATEQRAALATVRERLGQPGAAQRAAAMVLELLR